Proteins from one Pontibacter korlensis genomic window:
- a CDS encoding copper-translocating P-type ATPase: MKKGSPGMMTLIGVAISVAYIYSTAVTFGLEGMDFFWELATLIVVMLLGHWIEMRSVLGASKALELLVSMMPAEAQVIRDGQTYTIKVEELRQGDIILVKPGEKVPADGVVVQGESYLNESMLTGESKPVQKAKDDQVIGGSINGNGSLQVRVESTGKDSYLNKVITLVQDAQKTKSETQRLADKAAKWLAYLALTAGFGTLAAWLVAGAELDFALERMVTVMVISCPHALGLAIPLVVAISTAVSANNGLLIRNRTAFEDSRNITTIIFDKTGTLTLGAHEVAQVVTFQQVYGERELLRLAAGVEQHSEHYISQGILKKAKAEGITVPASDNFHYLPGKGLEGTVEGHEVKVVGPNYIKEFNVQVPQSQAEEGVETVVYVLVDGQVAGYITLRDQIRPESAEAIRVLKENGIKNLLLTGDNERVAKSVSDKLGMDGYLANVLPHQKQEKVKELQQQGEFVAMTGDGVNDAPALAQADVGIAVGSGTDVAAETADIILVNSNPQDIASLILFGKATYRKMIQNLIWATGYNIVALPLAAGVLYQQGIMISPAVGAALMSLSTVIVAVNAQLLRRQLK; the protein is encoded by the coding sequence GTGAAGAAGGGATCACCAGGCATGATGACGCTGATCGGCGTGGCCATTTCCGTGGCCTATATCTACAGCACGGCCGTCACCTTCGGCCTGGAGGGCATGGACTTCTTTTGGGAGCTGGCCACGCTGATCGTGGTGATGCTGCTGGGCCACTGGATCGAGATGCGCTCGGTGCTAGGTGCTTCCAAGGCGCTGGAGCTACTGGTGAGCATGATGCCCGCCGAGGCGCAGGTGATCCGGGACGGGCAAACCTATACTATAAAGGTGGAGGAACTGCGGCAGGGGGACATCATCCTTGTGAAACCGGGAGAGAAAGTGCCTGCTGACGGCGTGGTCGTGCAGGGCGAGAGCTACCTGAATGAGAGTATGCTGACTGGCGAGAGCAAGCCGGTGCAGAAGGCAAAGGACGACCAGGTGATCGGCGGCTCCATCAACGGCAACGGCTCGCTGCAGGTGCGCGTGGAGAGCACCGGCAAGGACAGCTACCTCAACAAGGTGATAACCCTGGTGCAGGACGCCCAGAAGACAAAGTCAGAGACGCAGCGCCTGGCCGACAAAGCCGCCAAATGGCTGGCCTACCTGGCCCTTACCGCCGGATTCGGCACGCTGGCCGCCTGGCTGGTTGCCGGTGCAGAACTGGACTTCGCCCTGGAGCGGATGGTGACGGTGATGGTCATCTCCTGCCCGCACGCCCTTGGGCTGGCTATTCCGCTGGTGGTAGCCATATCAACTGCTGTGTCCGCCAACAATGGCCTGCTCATCCGCAACCGCACCGCTTTTGAGGACTCCCGCAACATCACCACCATCATCTTCGACAAAACCGGCACCCTGACCTTGGGGGCACATGAGGTGGCCCAGGTAGTGACCTTTCAGCAGGTGTACGGTGAGCGGGAGCTGCTCAGGTTGGCAGCCGGCGTGGAGCAGCACTCAGAGCACTATATCTCGCAGGGTATCCTCAAAAAGGCGAAGGCTGAAGGTATTACTGTGCCAGCATCAGACAACTTTCACTACTTACCTGGCAAAGGATTGGAGGGCACAGTGGAGGGGCATGAAGTGAAGGTGGTAGGTCCGAACTACATCAAGGAATTTAACGTGCAGGTGCCTCAGAGCCAGGCGGAGGAAGGCGTGGAGACGGTGGTGTATGTGCTGGTAGACGGGCAGGTGGCAGGCTACATCACGCTGCGGGACCAGATACGCCCTGAGTCCGCCGAAGCCATCCGGGTGCTGAAGGAGAACGGCATCAAGAACCTGCTGCTCACCGGCGATAATGAGCGGGTGGCCAAAAGCGTGAGCGATAAGTTGGGCATGGACGGCTACCTGGCCAACGTGCTGCCGCACCAGAAGCAGGAGAAGGTGAAGGAGCTGCAGCAGCAGGGAGAGTTCGTGGCCATGACAGGCGACGGCGTGAACGACGCCCCTGCCCTTGCCCAGGCTGATGTGGGCATCGCCGTAGGCTCCGGAACGGACGTGGCGGCAGAGACAGCCGACATTATCTTGGTCAACAGCAACCCGCAGGATATCGCCTCGCTCATTCTCTTCGGCAAAGCCACTTACCGCAAGATGATTCAGAACCTTATCTGGGCCACAGGTTACAACATTGTTGCCCTGCCGCTTGCCGCCGGGGTGCTCTACCAGCAGGGCATCATGATATCTCCTGCCGTGGGTGCCGCCCTCATGAGCCTGAGCACTGTGATTGTGGCCGTCAATGCGCAGCTGCTCAGAAGGCAGCTGAAGTAA
- a CDS encoding ion channel encodes MNILYLCLGILVFTLIILDIIKTALSSSGGGRVTNAVTNGVWKAFFLMAGKRGTSKLLSYSGPAILVSILLTWVLGLWSGLFLVLLSDPGSVVNSKTLVSAGPLEKLYYAGFTLSTLGMGDYKASSDVWRLVTSAAAFCGFASLTLSITYFVPVLSAVGLQSTLSLYISGMGKTPQQMLANGWNGKDFSSFFGKTSNLCQMLMQHTMNHHSYPVIHYFHNSKPGRAAIPAIVQLYEAHRLLRYRVPQGAVKDDTGIEMLQTALDTYLDVLKGTVKGHLPKQQAPTTDVRQLQEKGVPLRNAEETSQSQSPDKRHRQMMLSSLLEMDGWSWQEVYSS; translated from the coding sequence ATGAACATCCTGTACCTGTGCCTTGGCATACTTGTATTTACCTTAATCATACTGGACATCATCAAGACGGCGCTCTCCTCCAGCGGCGGAGGTAGGGTGACAAACGCCGTGACAAATGGGGTATGGAAGGCTTTCTTCCTTATGGCGGGGAAGCGCGGCACATCGAAGCTGCTAAGCTACTCCGGCCCTGCCATCCTGGTGTCCATCCTGCTGACCTGGGTCCTCGGCCTTTGGTCGGGGCTGTTCCTGGTGCTGCTGTCCGATCCAGGCTCCGTCGTTAACAGCAAGACCCTGGTGAGTGCCGGGCCCCTGGAGAAGCTCTACTACGCCGGCTTTACCCTCTCCACCCTGGGCATGGGGGACTACAAGGCATCCAGCGATGTGTGGCGCCTTGTCACCAGCGCTGCGGCGTTCTGCGGCTTCGCCTCCCTTACGCTCTCCATCACCTACTTTGTGCCCGTGCTCTCTGCCGTGGGGCTGCAGAGCACGCTCAGCCTCTACATCAGCGGCATGGGCAAAACACCCCAGCAGATGCTGGCCAACGGCTGGAACGGGAAGGACTTCTCCTCCTTTTTCGGCAAGACCTCAAACCTGTGCCAGATGCTGATGCAGCACACCATGAACCACCACTCTTACCCGGTTATCCACTACTTCCACAACAGCAAGCCGGGCCGCGCCGCCATACCGGCTATCGTGCAGCTGTACGAGGCGCACCGGCTCCTCAGGTACCGGGTGCCCCAGGGAGCAGTGAAGGATGACACGGGCATAGAGATGCTTCAAACCGCGCTTGACACCTACCTGGACGTGCTGAAGGGAACTGTAAAAGGCCACTTACCCAAGCAGCAGGCCCCAACAACAGATGTGAGGCAACTGCAGGAGAAGGGAGTACCGCTGCGCAACGCTGAGGAAACAAGCCAGAGCCAGTCCCCGGACAAAAGGCACCGGCAGATGATGCTTTCCTCCCTGCTGGAGATGGACGGCTGGTCCTGGCAGGAAGTATATAGCTCATAA
- a CDS encoding four-helix bundle copper-binding protein: protein MNKDLIRTLAECAAACNNCAISCLGEDDIKMMVPCIRLDLDCAAICKEAIDYVSRDSRYAGEILQQCAKICRDCGQECQQHEAQHCKECAEACFKCAEACEQYQTA, encoded by the coding sequence ATGAACAAGGACTTGATAAGAACACTGGCCGAGTGCGCCGCCGCCTGTAACAACTGTGCCATCTCCTGCCTGGGTGAGGACGATATCAAAATGATGGTGCCCTGCATCAGGCTGGACTTGGACTGCGCCGCCATCTGCAAGGAGGCCATAGACTACGTGTCGCGCGACTCCCGCTACGCAGGGGAGATCCTGCAGCAGTGCGCCAAAATTTGCAGGGACTGCGGCCAGGAATGCCAGCAGCATGAGGCACAGCACTGCAAGGAGTGCGCCGAGGCATGCTTTAAATGCGCCGAGGCTTGCGAGCAGTACCAAACAGCTTAA
- a CDS encoding DUF2911 domain-containing protein, with the protein MTKGLHHCLLALAVCFSFYSCSQQEASREAPEQGNQHATAHEAKASEGALAIQAQSEPDTLKGSLKAEAHGMIGPAHLTIAYHSPAARGRVIWGGLVANNQVWVTGAHSATSLQTDHPIMIGGEQVAAGKYALFTIPGEEEWTVIINRNWNQHLADDYSEAEDVVRFKVNPETLQQHQERLRYEILSQGEEQGAIVITWDKLKLAVPVSAPSI; encoded by the coding sequence ATGACCAAAGGACTCCATCACTGCCTGCTCGCGCTAGCCGTTTGCTTTTCATTCTATTCCTGTAGCCAGCAAGAAGCAAGTCGGGAAGCGCCCGAACAAGGAAACCAGCATGCCACTGCTCATGAAGCCAAAGCATCGGAGGGCGCATTGGCTATACAGGCACAGTCTGAGCCTGACACATTGAAAGGGAGCCTGAAGGCAGAGGCGCACGGCATGATAGGCCCTGCGCATCTGACCATTGCCTATCATTCACCTGCTGCGCGGGGCCGGGTGATTTGGGGCGGCTTGGTGGCAAACAACCAGGTGTGGGTAACTGGTGCCCATTCAGCCACCAGCTTGCAGACAGACCACCCGATCATGATCGGCGGCGAGCAAGTAGCAGCAGGCAAGTATGCTCTGTTTACCATTCCGGGAGAAGAGGAGTGGACAGTGATTATCAACAGGAACTGGAACCAACACTTGGCAGACGATTATTCTGAAGCAGAAGATGTGGTGCGGTTCAAGGTAAATCCGGAAACTCTACAGCAGCATCAGGAGCGGCTTCGGTACGAAATCCTATCTCAAGGAGAAGAGCAAGGTGCAATTGTGATAACTTGGGACAAGCTAAAACTGGCGGTTCCGGTGAGCGCGCCTTCCATATAG
- a CDS encoding transposase — protein MPEHNFYRRLKQQLDLDFLYELTGELYGRCGQQSIDPVVFFKLCLVGYLENIVSDRKLIEHCSLRLDLLYFLDYQLDEPLPWHSTLSEHPPALPGGPV, from the coding sequence GTGCCGGAGCATAACTTTTACCGACGGCTTAAGCAGCAACTGGATCTGGACTTTCTCTACGAGCTGACGGGGGAACTATACGGGCGTTGCGGCCAGCAGTCTATCGATCCAGTGGTGTTCTTCAAGCTCTGCCTAGTGGGTTACCTGGAGAACATCGTCTCGGACAGAAAACTCATCGAGCACTGCAGCCTGCGGCTGGACCTGCTCTACTTTCTGGACTACCAGCTCGACGAGCCGTTGCCCTGGCACTCCACCCTTTCTGAGCACCCGCCAGCTCTACCCGGAGGCCCTGTTTGA
- a CDS encoding transposase → MKRRSCLVTLAHYSPHDPDARISVKPGKARKLNYHCSLAVDAAQGVISHVRADFADGRDSQHLPSLVMQVQGRLKENALLMQELLADAGYSNGSNYHMREQQGITGWIPVFGKYKPEIEGFPYDNRRDRYMCPMGKPLPFMGFDRTADGRLLKNYWAAPADCRQCACKPTCAPKARCRKITRTAYDEQYQRAYARQNSRRGKRMKKLRQSTVEPVFGSLVQHYGLRKINVLGKSGAHKVMLMAAIAFNLKKYMKFKPTKSVIMVTALEKERQQEFRRGPFVFSLLFFS, encoded by the coding sequence ATGAAAAGGCGCAGTTGCTTAGTAACTCTGGCGCACTACTCCCCGCACGATCCCGATGCCCGCATTTCTGTTAAGCCCGGCAAGGCCAGGAAGCTCAATTACCACTGCAGCCTGGCCGTAGATGCGGCCCAAGGTGTTATCTCTCATGTACGGGCAGACTTTGCCGACGGCAGGGACAGCCAGCACCTGCCTTCCCTGGTGATGCAGGTGCAAGGTAGGCTAAAGGAGAATGCGCTGCTCATGCAGGAGCTGCTGGCCGATGCCGGCTACTCCAACGGCTCCAACTACCACATGCGTGAGCAGCAGGGCATCACGGGCTGGATACCCGTGTTCGGCAAGTATAAGCCCGAAATAGAGGGCTTTCCCTATGACAATCGGAGGGACCGCTACATGTGCCCGATGGGAAAGCCGCTTCCTTTCATGGGCTTTGACCGCACTGCGGACGGCAGGCTGCTGAAGAACTACTGGGCGGCCCCGGCGGACTGCAGGCAGTGCGCGTGCAAACCCACCTGCGCCCCCAAAGCCCGGTGCCGGAAGATCACCCGCACGGCCTATGACGAGCAGTACCAGCGGGCATACGCCAGGCAGAACAGCAGGCGCGGCAAGCGCATGAAGAAACTGCGTCAGAGCACGGTGGAGCCTGTGTTCGGGAGCCTGGTGCAGCACTATGGCCTGCGCAAGATCAATGTCCTGGGAAAATCAGGGGCGCATAAAGTCATGCTCATGGCTGCCATTGCCTTCAATTTAAAGAAGTACATGAAGTTCAAGCCAACCAAATCAGTGATCATGGTCACGGCGCTGGAAAAAGAGCGCCAACAGGAGTTTAGACGCGGTCCCTTTGTATTTTCACTGCTCTTCTTCAGCTAA
- a CDS encoding endonuclease/exonuclease/phosphatase family protein, whose translation MNTIRLTLFYLVLVTGTLLIIATLLSLIYDVRFWYIKALDFPRLQVLIGLLVCLIVFASFSKHWKLPSVLFLLGLLASIVLQASFILPYTPLADKAVETAAPHTVEEGSSFSLLVANMWMENRQAAAFLKMVHNANPDVVLAMETDKWWTSRLNPLRQRYPYQVLHPLDNTYGMALYSRFPLEGAEVKFLSHEKVPSIHTKVRLPDGSLFVLYAMHPVPPKPSEHPDNVGEEEVALLKVGETVAQRQLPTVVAGDFNDVAWSRTSRLFGTGSGLADVRVGRGLYNSFDATSSLLRWPLDHVYVSGEFRVLELERLPKFGSDHFPILVKLALEE comes from the coding sequence ATGAATACAATCCGACTCACCCTCTTCTACCTCGTGCTGGTAACCGGCACACTGCTTATTATCGCCACGCTGCTATCCCTTATCTACGATGTGCGGTTCTGGTACATCAAGGCGCTGGACTTTCCGCGGTTACAGGTGCTGATAGGCTTGCTTGTGTGCCTGATTGTCTTTGCTTCTTTCAGCAAGCACTGGAAGCTTCCATCCGTGCTCTTCCTGCTGGGGCTGCTGGCTTCCATTGTGCTACAGGCTAGCTTTATCCTGCCCTACACGCCGTTGGCAGACAAAGCGGTAGAGACCGCTGCCCCTCATACTGTGGAAGAGGGCAGTAGCTTTAGCCTGCTGGTGGCCAATATGTGGATGGAGAACAGGCAGGCAGCCGCATTCTTGAAGATGGTGCATAATGCGAATCCGGATGTGGTGCTGGCCATGGAGACAGACAAATGGTGGACATCACGACTAAACCCCCTCCGCCAGCGTTACCCTTACCAGGTGCTGCACCCGCTGGACAACACCTACGGCATGGCCCTCTACTCCAGGTTCCCCCTGGAAGGCGCAGAGGTAAAGTTCCTCAGCCACGAGAAGGTTCCCTCCATTCACACAAAGGTCCGGCTCCCGGATGGCTCCCTCTTTGTGCTGTACGCCATGCACCCGGTGCCGCCAAAGCCCAGTGAGCACCCGGATAACGTGGGGGAGGAAGAGGTGGCCCTGCTGAAAGTGGGGGAGACAGTGGCGCAAAGGCAGCTGCCGACGGTGGTGGCCGGCGACTTCAACGATGTGGCCTGGTCCAGAACATCGCGCCTGTTTGGCACAGGCAGCGGACTGGCGGACGTGCGGGTGGGGAGAGGCTTGTATAATTCTTTTGACGCCACCTCCAGTCTCCTAAGGTGGCCCCTGGACCACGTTTATGTCTCGGGTGAGTTCAGGGTGCTGGAGCTGGAGAGACTGCCCAAATTTGGCTCAGACCACTTCCCAATCCTTGTTAAACTGGCGCTGGAGGAATAA